In Salvelinus namaycush isolate Seneca chromosome 20, SaNama_1.0, whole genome shotgun sequence, the following proteins share a genomic window:
- the LOC120065570 gene encoding trypsin-like, which yields MSIFLTDQSSPNRPDQARSDQITMAESCQVSLILLVILTIRGVLGQRIIGGLEVTPYSITYQASIQYNKYHYCGGTLIHPQWVVSAAHCWRPAYLIKVVLSEHSLSRVEGFEQEFNVSNVLVYYMYNYRTFDNDIMLLKLERPVNLNANIQPAILPRVDTPPLQRGMTCTVSGWGVTNIFSYYLSPVLQAVDVDVITNCQNYYYFSITDNMLCAGSPFGGKDSCQGDSGGPLICNGHFEGIVSWGISCANPYFPGVYTKVRKYISWIKWIIQNDS from the exons ATGTCCATCTTTTT AACCGACCAATCCAGTCCAAATAGACCAGACCAAGCCAGATCAGACCAGATTACCATGGCAGAATCATGTCAAGTATCACTGATCCTACTGGTCATCCTCACAATCAGAG GAGTACTGGGCCAGAGGATCATTGGGGGTCTGGAGGTAACACCCTACTCTATAACATACCAAGCCTCCATCCAGTACAACAAATACCACTACTGTGGAGGGACCCTCATACACCCTCAGTGGGTGGTGTCTGCTGCCCACTGCTGGAGACC GGCATACCTGAtcaaagtggtactcagtgaacACAGTCTATCCAGAGTGGAAGGCTTTGAGCAGGAGTTCAACGTCTCCAATGTGCTGGTCTACTACATGTATAACTACAGGACGTTCGACAACGACATCATGCTGCTCAAA cTAGAGAGGCCAGTGAATCTCAACGCCAACATCCAGCCCGCCATCCTGCCCAGAGTGGACACGCCCCCGTTGCAACGGGGAATGACCTGTACGGTAAGCGGCTGGGGGGTCACCAATATCTTCAGCTACTACCTGTCCCCCGTGCTCCAAGCTGTGGATGTTGACGTTATCACCAACTGCCAGAACTACTACTACTTCAGCATCACAGACAACATGCTCTGTGCCGGCTCTCCCTTCGGAGGGAAGGACTCCTGTCAG GGCGACTCAGGCGGCCCTCTGATCTGTAACGGGCACTTTGAGGGCATCGTGTCCTGGGGCATCAGCTGTGCCAACCCCTACTTCCCTGGTGTTTACACCAAGGTCAGGAAGTACATCAGCTGGATCAAGTGGATCATTCAGAACGACAGCTAG